In Sesamum indicum cultivar Zhongzhi No. 13 linkage group LG1, S_indicum_v1.0, whole genome shotgun sequence, the sequence TATATCCAGAAAAAACACATATAGTACAATTCTGAATCAAGAAAACTGCATTAATGCCACGAAAATCTTCAGTTACCTGGTAATCGAATTCAACCAAGCCCGCTTGATGTTTGTAGTTCACTTGCCCAAATCATAAAATGGCAACATATTCCAAGAATTCTGTACACCTACCTTAAGTGGGTAGATCAAAAACTGCAATGAACAAAACCAGGATTACTAAACGTAAATCAGCATTTAATCTCATGCAATTCCAGTCGAAATCAGATAAACATAGTCCTCAAAGTAATTCGCATGAAACCCTATATAGATGattaaccaaaaaacaaaaaaaacaggATTAGCAGGAAGTCTTTCAATGTAAATCAAGAGGCAGCAATCAGAAGAAGTGATCGAATCAGTGGCGgagtttcaagaaaaagaatgatcGGGCCCAGGAATGGCAATTGAATCCAATTTACAAGCCCGTCGGCCCGAAATGGaaacttttcttctttctatgCAATAACAAATGcttgaataattattgtctttaATATAAGTAAGCTcgattttttaatctaaaagaaaattgtatttttaataaaataaaataataattttggataattaaaatttaaagaataaaatgagtaattatgaataatctaaaaaaattaattttttagattaataaagaatcaaattgaacattttccattttccaaCATGGATTATATagagttttaatatttttcaaaactaattaattaacttaaatattttttattgtgacatgccaaattaaaatttaataagactATCTAAATTTATGAACTTACTTAAATGGtttataagtttatattttattatatacaaataaataattgaacatatatgaatttgtgttgAAAAAATCGTGCGAGGTTTGAacttaaataaactaaaaaattaaaattaaatgaataaaaatattaagtataaaccagtttttttattaacttatttaaacaaattataaagtcttttgaataaatataaataaaattttcaatataagaaaaaataagtaatttttcatGTGGCGTAAAAGATTTAATCATAATGGCAactgaatttttgaaaaatttggtAGCAAACACCGAATAGAATGTTGGGCACAAACCCTTCATTTATGCAACCGAAATAAGTGTTCCCACCCAAACCCTTCATTTATGCAACCTAAACAAGTGTTCGGGTGGGAAACCCTTCATTTATGCAACAGAAACAAGTGTTCCCACCCAAACTCTTccattatgtttggatttgtgttttaattattttgttttgtattttggaaacagagagagaaaaatagagataagtgaGTGTAtgttaaaaatagataatatgtttgaatttgtattttgggaaaatttaaaatattttaaaataagtggtgtaggtttgatgttgggatttggtagacaaaaatcactgttcattgtcaaattatatatttttatatataaatattttatgtttaatgttgtacttttgggagacaaaaattactgtttattgtcaaatcatgtctgttttatattatgtatatatatatatatatattatatataaaaagttgaaaaatagaaaaacatgcagataaggtataaaaatataaaaataaatattgagtgtgttttatcttgtctcgaaAAATGCAAAgtaacaaatccaaacaaagcctTCATTTCCGCCTTGTTTGCATTCATTTTTAGACAGTAGGAATTAAGCTTTGGCAACAgggtttgttttttgttaGCCAGATTTTGGCAATTTGGGTTTTCAAAGCAGTGGGCAGGCCCTCTCAATTGTTCTTGCATTATGTGACTCTGCTCTCACTACTCCCTCCAAAACTCTTCTTTCACATGGAGTTCCAGCActacaaattgtaattttacttattttttaaatttttttataaattaagtggataatttttttataaaaggaatcaaaaaaatttaattcactTTGTatggtttttttattaagaaagaaaaaaatacagtacGGACAAAATcgataatttcatacttttataagataattacataattttatcatacatcagaaaaatattgatatttttcaaataattaaaatatatatgtaactaTCCCAAATATCATAAAAGCTCCCATTGCAATATatcctttaatatatatacagcaTTTTGTCCCATTATTTAAAACTCGAATAGACACTTCCCTACCCATagtaattaacaaaaagaatctAAAAATGGGGATGTTGTACGATGAAAGACACACTTCACCTGCTCAATAATCCTAATTATTGACCAGAAATAGAAGGGTAGGCTGcacaaattactatttaaaGTATCTGCTAACCTAATTATTGCCAGATCAATTAtcttaattacattattttcttaccaAATCCTGTCATTACTTAGACTATCATACATACGATCCCAACACAACACGGTTGTTGAATTTGGATGGTCCAAAGTCATGCATATTGCGTTAAACAACATATTCATGAAGCAAACGTGAAAGAACACTGTAGGTGGGTTCTATGGATCCACGTGACCTTACCTTGGACCATCAGATGTCCCTTTTATCTGCCGTTGTAGTCTTAAACTAATACTGATAGGTTCGAATTcaacttaaataaaagaactaaCTACCCACCCCTCATAtgaggtttgatataattacacctaaattttttgtagtttgagaaattatgtatagtattcttaaaatttttttatatctaataaataagtccctcaattcagtcaaaattcatcaaatttgctgatattaataaaaaaaaaattaagaaagaatcTATATTAACactcgattgatttattacttacttattgcaggttaaataatttttttatgattaaattacccTGATACGTCTTCACATGTTAATACATGTGAAATGGTATAccttcactgttataagggtagtttaattcgaaaaaaattgtttgacctataataagtcATTGTTCAATAAATCGAGAGtacatatcaattttcatttagttattttattaattgaacaaaaagaaaaaacaaattataatacgATCCGATCTCCCGTAAGGTTGCAGACAATTAAAAGGAGACTTGTGTTGGCGGAATGCATATTcatggtgtgtgtgtgtgtgtgtggcaCACTAATAAGAAAGTAGTCAAAGGAAAATGATTTTGATTAGGATACGTTGTATTTGGATGGATggatttaaatacataaaaataattataaataaatttatattaaatttaaaatttatcataatttcacaaaaagaatagttcgaatcaaaataatatttctttttgagatgaaataataataatatttaaaagatttaaattattttgtgacgCGAATAATTCCAAGTCGAGAGACACGAGTACCCTTAACATGTCTTAAAGAAATGTGTCGGCTTCATTTCCcatgtttttaatatttttattttggataatgtcttaatatattattgttaggACTTAAGTCTCCTGATAAATATGAAACTATGAATTCACTAATCTTTTTTCATtaagatttgaataaaaaatatcgacattagcaaaaaaaattatataattttttaattttatccctcatttAATACTATCATATAATAAGTCTATacttatacaaaatataatgatattaaccgcactctctctccatatataatatatttattctctataaatataaaattattacataaaaaaaatattaaatgagaggtaaaatagaattttatgtatttttttttgttgatttcagtatttctcatttaatttatacctttatataattgaagagcactcttcaattatttggtctgtcaaatttttaattattttattaatatctattctctttctctctctctctctctctttttttcatcCCTTTTTATTctctaaattttttcaataaattttcataattttcttatagtttttaattagttttttttttgttattgatatatatttattaaaataataattattattttgaatctaaattaattatgcagaCAAGTCTGAGTGTGCTACATGTATTAGTTCATAACAGAAGGAGGTCAGGTATAaatactgattttttttatttaaaaacaaaatattatttcaaagaAGATGTAAGCACAaccctttttttattataattcgATTGGCATTCaatgatatattaaattattaattgatatttttatgtgtagATATAAAGTGACtcactatttaattaatcatgggATTAAATTATTGGATGTAGGCTATATGAAGAAAATCTATCATGTGATTagttaatgaatttaattgctttaaaaaaatcacgAGCATGGTCCCCCTAAttatgatgaaaaatataaatactcccatttaattaattaattaattttaattatcttataatgAGTGATTATGAGCcatataattaagataattagttttgaaaatatgGGTTTCAAAatggataatatatatatatatataaggaaaaattaaaataatagttaaaaaagaaaagatgcaTGAAAGAATAGAAGGTAGGCAGAGTTAGAGGTTAGGGGTTAAGAAAAGTAGGAACTGTTTGGGTGTAATCTGGTGTTGAATTTACATCAGCAAATGCTATcaatttcttaataaaataaatcgtATTAATTTCAGGTATCCgtactattaattaatgggtgactagcaatttattcccaatggtattgaaaatgagcacattaactctctatgaaaaaaattataacaatttacccttctgtattttttaaaatgaagcaatttacctccttatacagggaggtaaattgcttcattttaaaaatcatagaggggataaattgttgtattttaaaaaatacagggagataaatcgccatttatttttcataccagagtaatttgctcatttgcaatatcacaagggggttgattgcatttttcccattaattaattatacacacTGATCGAATATGCTATGTTCGCTGATATCTAAACATTTCCCATTAAGAggcgaaaaaaataaatttttcttttgcaattttataattttattctcaaGTTATAATgttatgaaataaaacaaagtaaataaataatagggtaaattacattttgctaCTTGAATTATGTctgtttttacattttgttattgattttttttttttggtatcaacttaccatcttaaCATTGCGAAATTCGTAATTTTGCCATAtatgaccttttttttttgttgattttttctgataatttgataattcttTGGACCAAAATAACCTTAGGATGAAATAATTTCGGAGAATGACAATTTGATGGTCTCGCTCTGTATGCTAGTTCTTTGTAAGGACATATTTgttgtttcaataatttcagTCTAATAAGAATGTCTTcgtaattaaaacaaatttcaaggatattgatgtaatttagtcattaattaatcaaatgatCAAATCTCTAACATTCTCTTATTTctatgtattaaaataattttcttcttcatttataattaaaaaccaaaaaagaaaattaataaaataataaaacatttttATAGAGGAATTAATAATGAAAGATTGTGAGACAGACTCCTAGCTAGctaagatattaattattacatgtaTAATCCATGCACCATACATTTGGTATTACCACACCTACTGTGTGTAAGAATTATccgtctatatatatatatagccagTAGCACAGCACACACCCAGAAAGAGAAGAGCACtgaaaattagtaataataatagtggCAGATCAGTGGAGAAAGACAACTAATGGCTACAAAACCAGGATTCCTCACTGACTGGCCTTGGAAGCACCTCGGTAGTTTCAAGGTACTTCTAACCTTAATTTTCCCATGCATTCATTCATTTCTTACAAACACACCAACCTCTCATTTCAACATGTTTAATTTATACGTTTTTACGAGTcgtgtttgattttgtatttgttgCACACcaacataaaatcaaaaacaATTTTGATTGACGAGACGTTCTTGAAAAGTTTTTACGCCCgtgtttgatttttgtattttgcatCCTTGTGGGTTttgcaaattacaaaaaaaaaagaaaaaaaattgagttggtaatgaattaattagaattttaattaatgtgttGAAGTATATAATATTGGCTCCATGGGGAATGCAAAGCATATACAGAGCAGCAACAGAAGGGGAAAAGGAGAGGGACTACACAAACTTGCTCATAATCCCATTCCTACTGTGGAGGGCTCTTCACAACCAGATATGGATATCCATTTCTCGTTACCGAACAGCCAAAGGCAACAACAGGATTGTCCACAGGAGTATTGAATTTGAACAGGTGGACAGAGAAAGCAACTGGTAATTTTCTTCTCCTACCTACTATCTAGGATAAGTTGTTGTCAAGAATCGAGATCTAACCATTTTTACGCTCTTTTTGATTGGGTTTTGGGTCCAACTTACTACCCAATTTCTTAGGAAAGCCTTTCGGTGCGTCGTGTTTCTATGtggaataataatatttacgTTGTGTTTGTTTAATCAACTaatgttttaataatttgatatatataatgtttatttttctcatgaaaattagatataatttgaaatttcaaatttatcccTCCATCGAGTCgataaatttagaattgttttattgttggaatcaataaaataatataaaaatagattagattgtatttgtattattaattaataatatatcaagTAGGCCTAtcaatagataaatattagCTTATTCAAACACATAACCAATAAATACCCATATACAGTTGTTATTTATGTACCGTACCCATAAAACATTCGATGAGTTTTACGTCTAGCAAAAATCACATACCGAGCACTAGTAATTTAATCAACCTACTTTACCGAGATTAGCGAAAAGCTAAGCGCTTACCTGACTTTTCTTACATGCATTAAACGTGAAAATATAGAGTCATGTTATGTCAGCACAATGTAAATTCCACTACTGACATGACAAGATCCATATCCGAGCCCCTGACAAAGGGCAAGGCAATAgcataattattcaaatactagaggtgatttttataatttgattatagtTGAGAGGCATAAATGTGAAGTAGAATTGGTTTGTGTGTGTAGGGATGAccaaattttgttgaatgGAATATTGTTGTACTTCTTCAACACTATACTGGGAAAGCCAGCTTTCCTGCCAGTTTGGAGGACTGATGGTGTAATTATCACAATCTTGCTGCACGTTGGCCCTGTGGAGTACATCTACTATTGGCTACATAGAGCCTTGCACCATCACTATCTCTATTCTAGATACCATTCTCACCACCATTCCTCCATTGTCACCGAGCCCATCACCTGTAAGCAATTCTTtcttcttaatttaaataattaataattacactacACCCCCTCAAGTTTAAGCATATTATAAAgaattcttcaatattttgagaaattataccGTTTTGGGTAATCACGCTCACACCCATTGAAATctctatattataataaaacaaaaacataaaagctATCTAAGTAGGCGCCACGTATTCACATATTTGGATCGTTtctttaaattctattttgttgcataataatttttatttaaatttaaataagtatatcatttaaaatttattttgatatctaATAATACTTTTATGCTTTACACTTATTGATTCtttcattttaagtttaaattatttattatttatttatttttaaaagaatataatccTATTTTGCTTTagttgtatataaattatgttctCCCACTTAAgaaattatctcttattttttatttaaaatattatgtaagtgtatcattgtttatatttgtccaaaaaaaaattcaccctttcttttaaataaattagttagtaaaataatttaaatttatttctatatctACTACGGTTATGCACTTTATACTTACTAATTaccttaaatattaaattttaaattatttattcctatttttggacacacacaaacacacaatcCTCCAATGCCTTGACACgggataataattaattcaaacatattaCACAAGAACTccttaatttcaaaagaattacaaaagaagtcctcaatttcaaaaaaataaattgcatctTGACACCTCTTGAAATTTAGGTATATTTTAACAAGTGTTTGTTGTGGTGTGGGCAGCTGTTATACATCCTTTTGCTGAGCACATATCATACTTTGTGCTGTTCGCAATTCCCCTTCTTGGAACAGTGCTGAATGGGACGGCGTCCTTGGCCTCCGTCTTCGGCTACATCACCTACATCGATCTCATGAACAACATGGGCCACTTCCTCCACTACTTGATGTATACGCCCTCGTAAGTTAATAAAACTCCGAGGCTCAAATACTTGATGCAATCCTATTTTACGTTACAAGTTCCCTTACTACCGCTCGGTTTTAAGGGAAAATTTGTAATGTAAAACATGATTGATGAATTAACCTTATCGTAATATAGAACATTGATCTTGTTGCTAATATTTGGCAAATTACAGGTTTCACTCTTTGCATCACACGCAATTTCGAACGAACTACTCGTTGTTCATGCCGTTCTATGACTACATTCATGGCACCGTGGACAAGTCATCCGATGCATTATACGAGACGGCGCTCAAGAGGCAGGAAGATTGTCCTGACGTCGTGCACTTAACACATTTGACCACACCAGAATCCATCTTCCATCTCCAATTTGGACTGGCCTCTTTTGCCTCAAGGCCTCAGAGCCCCAAATGGTACATGTGGCCCCTAACATGTTGGTCGATGATGCTGACTTTCATCTTCAAACGGAAGTTTATCGTCGAAAGAAATGCGTTTGACAAATTCAAGTTGCAGGCTTGGGCAATCCCAAGATACAGCATACAGGTAACGTTTCTATAATTTGGTGGGTTGCACGTTTTCATGACTTGAAAGTTAAATGTGGATGTTTACATGTAGTATTCACTAAAATGGCAAGCACAAGCTATCAATGACCTGATTGAAGAAGCCATACTCGAGGCTGAATCAAGAGGTGCCAAGGTTTTAAGCCTAGGCCTACTAAATCAGGCAAGAACAGCAGTCCTTAGTTGCTATTTCCGCAGTGTCAACCTATCTTTTACTGTCAAGaaactcaaaataaacaataatctTGCAGGGTGAGGAACTTAATAGAAATGGAGCACTTTTCATAGAAAAGTACCCGAAGCTAAGTATCAACATAGTGGACGGAAGTAGCCTGGCAATTGCTCTTGTACTCAACAGCATTCCCAAAGGCACAACTGAA encodes:
- the LOC105167251 gene encoding protein ECERIFERUM 1 is translated as MATKPGFLTDWPWKHLGSFKYIILAPWGMQSIYRAATEGEKERDYTNLLIIPFLLWRALHNQIWISISRYRTAKGNNRIVHRSIEFEQVDRESNWDDQILLNGILLYFFNTILGKPAFLPVWRTDGVIITILLHVGPVEYIYYWLHRALHHHYLYSRYHSHHHSSIVTEPITSVIHPFAEHISYFVLFAIPLLGTVLNGTASLASVFGYITYIDLMNNMGHFLHYLMYTPSFHSLHHTQFRTNYSLFMPFYDYIHGTVDKSSDALYETALKRQEDCPDVVHLTHLTTPESIFHLQFGLASFASRPQSPKWYMWPLTCWSMMLTFIFKRKFIVERNAFDKFKLQAWAIPRYSIQYSLKWQAQAINDLIEEAILEAESRGAKVLSLGLLNQGEELNRNGALFIEKYPKLSINIVDGSSLAIALVLNSIPKGTTEILFRGSLSKVAYAIVCALCQQGIQVATFYENEKLKLSAVTQNKVIVAKSFTQKVWIVGDGVSDDEQLNAPKGTLFIPFSQFPPKKTRNDAFYYHTPSMLAPPSLHNLHSCENWLPRRVMSAWRVAGIVHALEGWDVHECGDTIFDVKRILEAALRHGFRPTTVST